A genomic stretch from Hemibagrus wyckioides isolate EC202008001 linkage group LG02, SWU_Hwy_1.0, whole genome shotgun sequence includes:
- the rapgefl1 gene encoding rap guanine nucleotide exchange factor-like 1 isoform X2 gives MPAGMKPLEKFLKKQTNALTRAGGFGGEKAAAGTSAARRRASLSRVVPFFRESSPEGGPARGDVFSPETEEAPCWPSAAATDIRSPSLSSDEQSSEASLDTGWTPLPADTPENLALALLDSVAGKRYGNCTEILLDDFMLTHPIFLASDKLQQVLLQQFGAEPKQGEGWPTWDGAERKQAVLSVAFRYLDTYRELLQEEGDRSNSFPKDLYLCAVQELSRFPELVEDVLKLQRWSEILHNPAEEDKESRKKQVRPLFRHFRRIDACLQPREAFRGSDEIFCRVYTPDHSYVTIRSRLSCRVGEILALVREKLQYSEEQPTQPGNLILVAVTSSGEKAVFRPSDEAVFTTLGVNTHLFACEPSELESLMPLPEEIHWSPGDSKLHDMSAEEVANQLVVFDWELFSCVHEVEFVCYVFHGEEARWRPLNLELVLQRCSEVQHWVATEILQCQSLPKRVQLLRKFIKIAALCKQQQDLLSFLAVVLGLDNPAVSRLRLTWEGLPGKFRKQFQQFESIADPSRNHKSYRDLLASLRAPLIPFTPLLLKDLTFLHESCKTFHGELVNFEKMHKVAEMVRSIRRYRSTQLDFGSLIFRYTRVLNV, from the exons ATGCCGGCCGGAATGAAGCCTCTAGAGAAGTTCCTTAAGAAACAGACGAACGCGCTTACTCGGGCCGGTGGTTTCGGAGGAGAGAAGGCGGCTGCGGGCACGAGCGCGGCTCGGCGGCGCGCCAGCCTCTCGCGCGTCGTGCCCTTCTTCCGAGAGAGCTCGCCCGAGGGCGGTCCAGCGCGCGGCGACGTCTTCAGCCCCGAGACCGAGGAGGCACCGTGCTGGCCGTCGGCCGCCGCTACTGACATCCGGAGCCCGTCTCTGTCCAGCGACGAGCAGAGCTCCGAGGCTAGCCTGGACACGGGATGGACCCCGCTTCCCGCCGACACACCGGAGAACCTGGCGCTCGCGCTGCTGGACAGCGTGGCGGGCAAGCGTTACGGCAACTGCACAG agatACTCCTGGACGACTTCATGTTGACACACCCTATCTTCCTGGCATCTGACAAGTTGCAGCAGGTCCTGCTTCAGCA ATTTGGAGCTGAACCCAAGCAGGGCGAGGGCTGGCCCACCTGGGATGGAGCGGAGAGGAAGCAGGCTGTGTTGAGTGTGGCCTTCCGCTACCTGGACACATACAGGGAACTGCTACAGGAGGAGGGGGACAGATCCAACAGCTTCCCCAAG GACCTGTACCTTTGCGCCGTGCAAGAGCTCAGTCGCTTTCCCGAGCTGGTGGAAGATGTTCTAAAGCTCCAGCGCTGGTCTGAAATCCTACACAACCC gGCAGAGGAGGACAAGGAGAGTCGGAAGAAGCAGGTGCGTCCGCTCTTTCGCCACTTCAGACGCATAGACGCCTGCCTGCAGCCGCGAGAGGCTTTCCGTGGCTCAGACGAAA TTTTCTGCAGGGTGTACACACCCGACCACTCGTACGTGACCATCCGCAGCCGTCTGTCCTGCCGTGTTGGAGAGATTTTGGCTCTGGTGAGAGAAAAGCTCCAGTATAGTGAGGAGCAACCGACCCAACCAGGCAACCTCATACTGGTGGCTGTCACCTCATCTGGAG AGAAGGCCGTGTTCCGTCCCAGTGACGAGGCTGTCTTCACCACTCTGGGCGTCAACACGCACCTGTTTGCTTGTGAACCCTCTGAGCTCGAGAGCCTG ATGCCCCTGCCTGAGGAGATCCACTGGTCCCCGGGTGACAGTAAACTTCATGACATGAGTGCAGAGGAAGTGGCCAACCAGCTGGTGGTGTTTGACTGGGAGCTCTTCAGCTGTGTCCATGAG GTGGagtttgtgtgttatgtgttcCATGGAGAGGAGGCTCGATGGCGCCCCCTCAACCTTGAACTGGTACTGCAGCGGTGCAGCGAGGTGCAACACTGGGTGGCTACAGAGATCCTGCAGTGCCAGTCACTGCCTAAGAGGGTGCAGCTGTTGCGCAAGTTCATCAAGATTGCAGCTCT GTGTAAGCAGCAGCAGGACCTGCTGTCGTTCCTCGCTGTAGTTTTGGGGCTGGACAACCCTGCAGTTAGCCGTCTGCGCCTTACCTGGGAG GGCTTGCCTGGAAAGTTCAGGAAGCAGTTCCAGCAGTTTGAGAGCATTGCG gaTCCCTCCAGGAACCACAAGTCATACAGGGACCTGTTAGCCAGTCTGAGGGCTCCTCTCATCCCCTTCACCCCACTTCTGCTCAAAG ATCTGACTTTCCTTCATGAGAGCTGTAAGACCTTCCATGGGGAATTGGTTAATTTTGAGAAGATG CACAAAGTTGCAGAAATGGTGAGGAGCATCAGGCGGTACAGGAGTACTCAGCTAG
- the rapgefl1 gene encoding rap guanine nucleotide exchange factor-like 1 isoform X1, producing MPAGMKPLEKFLKKQTNALTRAGGFGGEKAAAGTSAARRRASLSRVVPFFRESSPEGGPARGDVFSPETEEAPCWPSAAATDIRSPSLSSDEQSSEASLDTGWTPLPADTPENLALALLDSVAGKRYGNCTEILLDDFMLTHPIFLASDKLQQVLLQQFGAEPKQGEGWPTWDGAERKQAVLSVAFRYLDTYRELLQEEGDRSNSFPKDLYLCAVQELSRFPELVEDVLKLQRWSEILHNPAEEDKESRKKQVRPLFRHFRRIDACLQPREAFRGSDEIFCRVYTPDHSYVTIRSRLSCRVGEILALVREKLQYSEEQPTQPGNLILVAVTSSGEKAVFRPSDEAVFTTLGVNTHLFACEPSELESLMPLPEEIHWSPGDSKLHDMSAEEVANQLVVFDWELFSCVHEVEFVCYVFHGEEARWRPLNLELVLQRCSEVQHWVATEILQCQSLPKRVQLLRKFIKIAALCKQQQDLLSFLAVVLGLDNPAVSRLRLTWEGLPGKFRKQFQQFESIADPSRNHKSYRDLLASLRAPLIPFTPLLLKDLTFLHESCKTFHGELVNFEKMHKVAEMVRSIRRYRSTQLVMDAEPSPSHLQTKAYVRQLQVIDNQNLLFEMSCKLEPKDM from the exons ATGCCGGCCGGAATGAAGCCTCTAGAGAAGTTCCTTAAGAAACAGACGAACGCGCTTACTCGGGCCGGTGGTTTCGGAGGAGAGAAGGCGGCTGCGGGCACGAGCGCGGCTCGGCGGCGCGCCAGCCTCTCGCGCGTCGTGCCCTTCTTCCGAGAGAGCTCGCCCGAGGGCGGTCCAGCGCGCGGCGACGTCTTCAGCCCCGAGACCGAGGAGGCACCGTGCTGGCCGTCGGCCGCCGCTACTGACATCCGGAGCCCGTCTCTGTCCAGCGACGAGCAGAGCTCCGAGGCTAGCCTGGACACGGGATGGACCCCGCTTCCCGCCGACACACCGGAGAACCTGGCGCTCGCGCTGCTGGACAGCGTGGCGGGCAAGCGTTACGGCAACTGCACAG agatACTCCTGGACGACTTCATGTTGACACACCCTATCTTCCTGGCATCTGACAAGTTGCAGCAGGTCCTGCTTCAGCA ATTTGGAGCTGAACCCAAGCAGGGCGAGGGCTGGCCCACCTGGGATGGAGCGGAGAGGAAGCAGGCTGTGTTGAGTGTGGCCTTCCGCTACCTGGACACATACAGGGAACTGCTACAGGAGGAGGGGGACAGATCCAACAGCTTCCCCAAG GACCTGTACCTTTGCGCCGTGCAAGAGCTCAGTCGCTTTCCCGAGCTGGTGGAAGATGTTCTAAAGCTCCAGCGCTGGTCTGAAATCCTACACAACCC gGCAGAGGAGGACAAGGAGAGTCGGAAGAAGCAGGTGCGTCCGCTCTTTCGCCACTTCAGACGCATAGACGCCTGCCTGCAGCCGCGAGAGGCTTTCCGTGGCTCAGACGAAA TTTTCTGCAGGGTGTACACACCCGACCACTCGTACGTGACCATCCGCAGCCGTCTGTCCTGCCGTGTTGGAGAGATTTTGGCTCTGGTGAGAGAAAAGCTCCAGTATAGTGAGGAGCAACCGACCCAACCAGGCAACCTCATACTGGTGGCTGTCACCTCATCTGGAG AGAAGGCCGTGTTCCGTCCCAGTGACGAGGCTGTCTTCACCACTCTGGGCGTCAACACGCACCTGTTTGCTTGTGAACCCTCTGAGCTCGAGAGCCTG ATGCCCCTGCCTGAGGAGATCCACTGGTCCCCGGGTGACAGTAAACTTCATGACATGAGTGCAGAGGAAGTGGCCAACCAGCTGGTGGTGTTTGACTGGGAGCTCTTCAGCTGTGTCCATGAG GTGGagtttgtgtgttatgtgttcCATGGAGAGGAGGCTCGATGGCGCCCCCTCAACCTTGAACTGGTACTGCAGCGGTGCAGCGAGGTGCAACACTGGGTGGCTACAGAGATCCTGCAGTGCCAGTCACTGCCTAAGAGGGTGCAGCTGTTGCGCAAGTTCATCAAGATTGCAGCTCT GTGTAAGCAGCAGCAGGACCTGCTGTCGTTCCTCGCTGTAGTTTTGGGGCTGGACAACCCTGCAGTTAGCCGTCTGCGCCTTACCTGGGAG GGCTTGCCTGGAAAGTTCAGGAAGCAGTTCCAGCAGTTTGAGAGCATTGCG gaTCCCTCCAGGAACCACAAGTCATACAGGGACCTGTTAGCCAGTCTGAGGGCTCCTCTCATCCCCTTCACCCCACTTCTGCTCAAAG ATCTGACTTTCCTTCATGAGAGCTGTAAGACCTTCCATGGGGAATTGGTTAATTTTGAGAAGATG CACAAAGTTGCAGAAATGGTGAGGAGCATCAGGCGGTACAGGAGTACTCAGCTAG